A stretch of Porites lutea chromosome 5 unlocalized genomic scaffold, jaPorLute2.1 SUPER_5_unloc_2, whole genome shotgun sequence DNA encodes these proteins:
- the LOC140925401 gene encoding apoptosis regulator R11-like yields MAEATAADNGEGIWPPLSACQLSSTDISIIEEAMSLAEDYIWYSLLRRFKPNELIGLPRKFLDLQAPPSITLNTLRRMVTIIEVDNPDLSQLLNTTLIITPATAYSTFVHTAHVIFQNGTNWGRIVAFYKFAGAVAHHLVKKQRSDMVQHVVNWTVIYIVENLLPWIREQGGWDAFVAYFPEQTDTRRKTMLALGSILAACLTFLVFYK; encoded by the coding sequence ATGGCCGAAGCGACAGCTGCAGATAACGGAGAAGGCATATGGCCGCCACTCAGTGCATGTCAATTGTCGAGTACTGACATAAGCATCATCGAGGAAGCGATGTCTCTTGCTGAGGACTATATCTGGTACAGTTTATTGCGCAGATTCAAGCCAAACGAACTCATCGGTCTACCGCGAAAGTTTCTTGATCTACAGGCACCGCCCAGCATAACTTTAAATACCCTCCGAAGAATGGTAACTATAATCGAAGTGGACAATCCAGACTTGTCCCAGTTGTTAAACACCACGCTAATCATTACACCAGCCACAGCTTATTCTACGTTTGTTCACACGGCACACGTCATTTTTCAAAACGGAACAAATTGGGGCAGAATAGTGGCTTTTTACAAGTTTGCGGGCGCAGTGGCCCATCATCTGGTAAAGAAACAGAGATCAGACATGGTCCAACACGTGGTCAATTGGACTGTCATCTATATCGTCGAGAATCTGCTACCATGGATCAGAGAACAGGGAGGCTGGGATGCTTTTGTTGCTTATTTTCCTGAGCAAACAGACACCAGAAGGAAAACTATGTTGGCTCTGGGAAGCATTTTAGCAGCTTGTCTTACTTTTCTGGTATTTTAcaagtaa